The Streptomyces sp. NBC_00510 genomic interval CACCGGGGGCTCGGCCTCGGCGCTGAGCCGGTCCATGACGGCCAGGTAGTTGTCGACGTCGTCCTGCTTGTCCAGGTACAGCGAGCTGGTGAGCTGCTCCAGGTAGACGATGTCGGGCAGGTCCGGCTCCAGGAAACGCAGGATCGTGACCGGTCCGCCCGCGGTGGCGAGGCCGCCGACGCTGAACGGCGCCACCTGCAGCGTCACGTTCGGCATCGCGGCCGCCTCGATGAGCCGCTCCAGCTGGCGCGACATCGCCTCGGCGCCGCCCAGCGGACGGCGCAGCGCCGCCTCGTCCACGACCGCCCACAGCCGGGGCGCGTTGGGTCCGTTCAGCAGGCGCTGGCGCTCCATGCGCAGCGCGACCCGGCGCTCGACCTCGACCCCGGACGCCCTGGGGTGCCCCAGCCGGATGACGGCGCGGGCGTACTCCTCGGTCTGCAGCAGACCGGGGATGAACTGCACCTCGTACGTACGGATGACGGAGGCGGCCTCCTCGAGGCCCACGAGCGTCTCGAACCAGCCGGGGAGCACATCGGCGTACCGGTGCCACCAGCCGGGCGTGTTGGCCTGGTGGGCGAGCTTGAGGCAGTCCGCGCGCTCGGTCTCGTCGGTCACGCCGTAGAGGGTGAGGAGGTCGGCGACGTCACGCTCCTTGTAGCCGACGCGGCCCAGTTCGAGACGGCTGATCTTGGCGTGGGAGCCGCGGATCGCGTCACCCGCCGCTTCGCGGGTGATGCCCCGGGACTCCCTCAGCCTCCGCAGCTGGGTGCC includes:
- a CDS encoding helix-turn-helix domain-containing protein, with amino-acid sequence MTATRPSNEPSIRQYLEHPRGGPTVLRIVLGTQLRRLRESRGITREAAGDAIRGSHAKISRLELGRVGYKERDVADLLTLYGVTDETERADCLKLAHQANTPGWWHRYADVLPGWFETLVGLEEAASVIRTYEVQFIPGLLQTEEYARAVIRLGHPRASGVEVERRVALRMERQRLLNGPNAPRLWAVVDEAALRRPLGGAEAMSRQLERLIEAAAMPNVTLQVAPFSVGGLATAGGPVTILRFLEPDLPDIVYLEQLTSSLYLDKQDDVDNYLAVMDRLSAEAEPPVRTPDFLRDFLKQLS